A window of the Brassica napus cultivar Da-Ae chromosome C5, Da-Ae, whole genome shotgun sequence genome harbors these coding sequences:
- the LOC106376392 gene encoding protein argonaute 1 — protein sequence MVRKKRTDGPSEGGEASGSRDAAPASGGGYQQGRGGGGGAGQQQGGRGYSPQSQPGGRGGGRGYGQPQQQQYGGPREGHTPQQQQQQYGGPRGGQPPQQQQYGGPRGGQPPQQQQYSGPRGGQPPSQQQYGGSREGQPPQQQHQQYGGPRGGPPRGGGRGGASSAGLPQRQSVPELHQATLPTYQAVSSQPTPSEVRPTQMPDPPAPVQEFEQLSIEQGAPSQAIQPIPSSSKACKFPLRPGKGQIGKRCIVKANHFFAELPDKDLHQYDVTITPEVTSRGVNRAVMKQLVDLYRETHLGRRLPAYDGRKSLYTAGPLPFVSKEFRILLQDEEEGAGGQRREREFKVVIKLAARADLHHLGLFLQGKQADAPQEALQVLDIVLRELPTSKERYTPVGRSFYSPDIGRKQSLGDGLESWRGFYQSIRPTQMGLSLNIDMSSTAFIEALPVTEFVCELLNRDIRSRPLSDADRVKIKKALRGVKVEVTHRGNMRRKYRISGLTAVATRELTFPVDERNTQKSVVEYFYETYGFRIQHTQLPCLQVGNSNRPNYLPMEVCKIVEGQRYSKRLNERQITALLKVTCQRPQEREKDILRTVGLNDYDHDPYAKEFGIKISASLASVEARILPPPWLKYHDSGREGTCLPQVGQWNMMNKKMINGGTVSNWICVNFSRQVPDNLARTFCQELAQMCHTSGMAFNPEPVLPPVSARPEQVEKVLKTRYHDAMAKLSKGKEIDLLIVILPDNNGSLYGDLKRICETELGIVSQCCLTKHVFKMSKQYMANVALKINVKVGGRNTVLVDALSRRIPLVSDRPTIIFGADVTHPHPGEDSSPSIAAVVASQDWPEITKYAGLVCAQAHRQELIQDLFKEWKDPQKGVMTGGMIKELLIAFRRSTGHKPLRIIFYRDGVSEGQFYQVLLYELDAIRKACASLEAGYQPPVTFVVVQKRHHTRLFAHNHNDRNSVDRSGNILPGTVVDSKICHPTEFDFYLCSHAGIQGTSRPAHYHVLWDENNFSADGLQSLTNNLCYTYARCTRSVSIVPPAYYAHLAAFRARFYMEPETSDSGSMASGSMARGGGMGGRNTRGGPHVNAAVRPLPPLKDNVKRVMFYC from the exons ATGGTGAGGAAGAAGAGAACTGATGGTCCATCTGAAGGAGGTGAAGCATCTGGTTCCCGTGATGCTGCTCCAGCCTCAGGTGGTGGATATCAGCAggggagaggaggaggaggaggagcaggACAGCAGCAAGGTGGAAGAGGTTATAGTCCTCAGTCTCAACCGGGAGGTCGTGGTGGTGGTCGTGGATATGGCCAACCACAACAGCAGCAGTACGGTGGTCCTAGAGAAGGCCATACACCACAACAGCAGCAACAGCAGTACGGTGGACCAAGAGGTGGCCAACCACCACAACAGCAGCAGTACGGTGGACCAAGAGGAGGTCAACCACCACAACAGCAGCAGTACAGTGGACCAAGAGGAGGCCAGCCACCATCACAGCAACAGTATGGTGGATCAAGAGAAGGCCAGCCACCACAACAGCAGCACCAACAGTACGGTGGACCAAGAGGAGGACCTCCTCGTGGTGGTGGCCGTGGAGGTGCATCCTCTGCTGGACTGCCGCAGAGACAATCAGTTCCCGAGCTGCATCAAGCTACCTTACCAACTTATCAAGCGGTGTCTTCTCAGCCTACACCGTCTGAGGTGAGGCCTACTCAGATGCCGGATCCTCCTGCTCCGGTACAAGAATTTGAACAGCTCTCTATTGAGCAAGGAGCTCCCAGCCAAGCAATCCAGCCCATTCCATCTTCCAGCAAAGCTTGTAAGTTTCCACTGAGGCCTGGTAAAGGACAGATTGGCAAGCGATGCATTGTAAAGGCCAACCACTTCTTTGCCGAGTTACCTGATAAAGATTTGCACCAGTATGAC GTAACCATTACTCCAGAAGTTACATCAAGGGGTGTCAATCGTGCTGTGATGAAACAGTTGGTTGACTTGTATCGTGAAACACATCTTGGAAGGCGTCTTCCTGCATATGATGGGCGAAAAAGTCTGTACACTGCTGGACCGCTTCCGTTTGTTTCGAAAGAATTCAGAATCTTACTTCAGGACGAGGAAGAAGGGGCGGGGGGACAAAG aCGAGAAAGGGAGTTCAAAGTTGTGATCAAGCTAGCTGCCCGTGCTGATCTACATCACCTAGGATTGTTTTTACAGGGGAAGCAAGCTGATGCCCCGCAGGAGGCTCTTCAGGTTCTTGACATTGTTCTTCGTGAGCTGCCAACTTCAAA AGAGAGGTATACTCCTGTGGGCCGGTCATTTTATTCTCCGGATATAGGAAGAAAGCAATCATTGGGGGATGGCCTGGAGAGCTGGCGTGGATTCTATCAAAGCATTCGTCCCACACAGATGGGCTTGTCCCTCAACATTG atatgTCATCTACAGCATTCATAGAGGCACTTCCTGTTACCGAATTTGTCTGCGAGTTGCTGAATAGGGATATTAGATCCCGGCCTTTATCCGATGCTGATCGTGTCAAG ATAAAAAAGGCGCTTAGAGGTGTGAAGGTTGAAGTGACCCATAGAGGAAACATGCGCCGAAAGTACCGCATTTCGGGGCTGACCGCTGTGGCCACTCGAGAACTGAC ATTTCCTGTGGATGAAAGAAATACCCAGAAATCTGTTGTTGAATACTTCTACGAAACATATGGCTTTCGCATTCAGCACACGCAGCTACCATGCTTGCAAGTTGGGAATTCTAACAGGCCAAATTATTTACCAATGGAG GTCTGCAAGATTGTTGAGGGACAGAGGTACTCAAAAAGGTTGAACGAGAGACAGATCACTGCTCTTCTGAAGGTGACTTGTCAGCGCCCCCAAGAACGTGAAAAAGATATCTTGCGG ACGGTAGGGCTCAATGATTATGATCACGATCCCTATGCTAAGGAGTTTGGAATCAAGATAAGCGCATCCCTTGCTTCTGTTGAGGCTCGAATTCTGCCTCCTCCATGG CTCAAGTATCATGATTCTGGGAGGGAAGGGACTTGTCTGCCGCAAGTTGGACAGTGGAATATGATGAATAAG AAAATGATAAATGGCGGTACAGTGAGCAACTGGATCTGCGTCAACTTCTCTAGGCAAGTTCCCGACAATCTGGCACGTACTTTCTGTCAGGAACTTGCTCAGATGTGCCACACCTCTGGGATG GCATTTAATCCGGAACCAGTCCTTCCACCAGTCAGTGCTCGCCCTGAGCAAGTCGAGAAAGTCTTGAAAACTCGATATCATGATGCCATGGCCAAGCTCTCTAAAGGAAAAGAGATTGATCTCCTTATTGTCATTCTCCCAGACAATAATGGATCCTTATATG GTGATCTGAAGCGCATCTGTGAGACCGAACTCGGCATTGTGTCTCAGTGCTGCCTGACTAAGCATGTCTTTAAGATGAGCAAACAGTATATGGCTAACGTGGCTTTGAAAATTAATGTCAAAGTTGGAGGAAGGAATACTGTACTTGTTGATGCCTTATCTAGGCGAATTCCTCTGGTCAGTGATCGCCCCACCATAATCTTTGGTGCTGATGTAACACATCCTCATCCTGGAGAGGACTCAAGCCCGTCCATTGCTGCC gTCGTCGCTTCCCAAGACTGGCCTGAAATTACGAAATATGCTGGCTTGGTTTGTGCTCAAGCGCATAGACAGGAGCTCATTCAGGATCTCTTCAAAGAATGGAAGGACCCGCAGAAAGGGGTAATGACCGGTGGCATGATTAA GGAGTTACTTATCGCCTTCCGTAGATCAACTGGTCATAAGCCGTTAAGGATCATATTCTACAG GGATGGAGTCAGTGAAGGACAGTTTTATCAGGTTTTGCTCTATGAGCTTGATGCCATCCGCAAG GCATGTGCTTCGCTGGAAGCAGGTTATCAGCCACCAGTGACGTTTGTGGTGGTGCAGAAGCGCCATCACACAAGACTATTTGCTCATAATCACAATGACCGCAATTCAGTGGACAGAAGTGGAAACATATTACCAG GAACCGTCGTGGATTCCAAAATCTGTCACCCCACTGAGTTCGACTTTTACCTCTGTAGCCATGCTGGTATTCAG GGTACTTCCCGACCTGCTCATTACCACGTTCTTTGGGATGAGAACAACTTCTCTGCAGATGGACTCCAGTCTCTGACAAATAACTTATGTTACAC GTATGCGAGATGTACTCGTTCTGTATCCATTG TGCCGCCCGCTTACTATGCTCATCTAGCAGCGTTCAGGGCTCGGTTCTACATGGAGCCAGAGACGTCAGACAGTGGTTCGATGGCTAGCGGGAGCATGGCACGGGGAGGTGGTATGGGTGGTAGAAACACACGTGGTGGGCCACACGTGAACGCTGCAGTGAGACCACTCCCACCTCTGAAAGATAATGTGAAGCGCGTGATGTTCTACTGCTGA
- the LOC125587197 gene encoding uncharacterized protein LOC125587197, which yields MVVSTWPDISHLSISRAELINVLMQMGQQVKWPQKMKPPDSFRNPGPWCDFHRDNGHKTEDCVALKIEVNELLKKGHLREFLSETAKSHLGKETTGKPTEAAPVSPPRQDRVIHVISGGSEISGIRHVAVEKSTWNAKHGLEAAKRKRLLLGTAEISFTAKEQEKVLTPHHDALVISLTVASLVKRILVDNGSSGNIIFQAVYKDLGLEESALTRRITPLIGFSGEVK from the coding sequence ATGGTAGTGTCCACGTGGCCAGATATCTCTCACCTCTCCATATCAAGGGCGGAGCTGATCAATGTTCTGATgcagatgggccaacaggtcAAGTGGCCTCAGAAGATGAAACCACCCGACTCTTTCCGGAACCCTGGTCCCTGGTGCGACTTCCACCGAGACAACGGTCACAAAACGGAGGACTGTGTCGCACTGAAGATCGAGGTCAATGAGTTGCTTAAGAAAGGACACCTCAGGGAGTTCCTTTCCGAGACGGCCAAGAGCCATCTAGGCAAGGAGACAACGGGGAAGCCCACTGAAGCTGCTCCCGTCTCGCCACCTCGACAGGACCGGGTGATTCACGTCATATCGGGCGGTTCGGAGATCAGCGGCATAAGACACGTAGCGGTGGAGAAAAGCACCTGGAATGCCAAGCACGGCCTAGAGGCAGCCAAGCGAAAACGCCTGCTCCTAGGTACAGCCGAAATAAGTTTCACGGCCAAGGAGCAGGAAAAGGTTCTCACCCCACATCATGATGCCCTGGTCATATCGCTCACTGTAGCAAGCCTGGTAAAAAGGATACTGGTAGATAATGGAAGCTCCGGCAATATCATCTTCCAGGCCGTATACAAGGATTTGGGGCTGGAGGAAAGCGCTCTAACTCGGAGGATAACCCCACTCATAGGGTTCAGCGGAGAAGTCAAGTAG